The following are encoded together in the Nitrospirota bacterium genome:
- a CDS encoding DUF507 family protein, producing MKLKKERVAILATNIIEGLLKSGLIVPSVPREELIKKIENTITGDLMIEEKLNEEVREILKSHSKQLEKESVNYQRMFQMVKDRLVKERGIIL from the coding sequence ATGAAATTAAAAAAGGAACGGGTGGCAATCCTGGCGACTAATATCATCGAAGGACTTTTGAAGAGCGGTTTGATTGTACCATCCGTCCCACGGGAAGAACTTATAAAAAAGATTGAAAATACAATAACCGGTGATCTGATGATAGAAGAGAAACTTAATGAAGAGGTTCGGGAGATACTTAAAAGCCACTCAAAGCAGCTTGAAAAGGAGAGTGTGAATTATCAGAGAATGTTTCAGATGGTCAAAGACAGACTTGT
- the rnr gene encoding ribonuclease R, with the protein MKFSKNDILTLMQGKAYRPLLLTELMRVLSVPKKRNEAFSDTLEKMLHDGLIVKIRGDRYGLPQKMNLVTGVLQGHADGYGFVISGTEGEPDVFIPRRNMMGAMHNDKVVARIEASGRDGKKEGRIIRVLERFHKKIVGRFERGRNFGFIIPTDKKICYDLFIAPKYIMGAKDGDMVVAEITSYPQSARNPEGEIIKILGKSTTPGIDTEVIIEEYGLPARFTPEILSEAESLPDEVTEHMLQGRQDLRSLRTVTIDGERAKDFDDAVSIEKTADGKFILWVHIADVSHYVEWDSPLDKEAYSRETSVYLPDRVIPMFPEKLSNHICSLNPKKDRLTLTVEMLFDHNGTRTGYKIYESVINSNGRMTYTDVKKIVVDKDQELISRYESLVDIFLLMNELCLIMRSKRMKRGSIDFDLPEPEIILDLQSNTIDIIKSERNIAHQIIEEFMIAANETVAQHMSGKPIPSIYRVHEPPDEDKISEFNEFISEIGYSHKLMFENPKTFQRLLHKLTGKPEEVLINKLLLRSMKQARYSIDNIGHFGLASQHYTHFTSPIRRYPDLIIHRLVKETIKRRYLKKDMKQHLDTILAEIARQTSARERKAMDAERDVIELKKLQYMQSRTGTEYDGVISGVTAFGFFVELKEILVEGLVRVTSMYDDFYRFDDKGHRLLGDRSQKIFRLGDSVRVRVEKVNMENRKIDFTIV; encoded by the coding sequence ATGAAATTTTCTAAAAACGATATATTAACTCTGATGCAAGGCAAGGCATACCGACCTCTCCTGCTGACAGAACTCATGAGAGTTCTCTCTGTTCCAAAGAAACGGAATGAGGCGTTCTCTGATACATTGGAAAAGATGCTGCATGACGGTTTGATAGTAAAAATACGGGGTGACCGCTACGGCCTTCCTCAGAAGATGAATCTTGTCACAGGTGTCCTTCAGGGACATGCGGACGGATATGGGTTTGTTATCTCCGGCACAGAAGGAGAACCGGATGTGTTTATCCCGCGCAGAAACATGATGGGGGCAATGCATAATGACAAAGTAGTGGCAAGGATTGAGGCATCAGGGAGAGATGGCAAGAAGGAGGGGCGAATTATCCGGGTGCTTGAGAGATTTCACAAAAAAATTGTCGGGCGTTTTGAGAGGGGTAGGAATTTTGGTTTTATTATTCCGACGGATAAAAAAATCTGCTATGACCTCTTTATCGCACCCAAATATATCATGGGGGCTAAAGATGGTGATATGGTGGTAGCAGAAATCACATCTTATCCGCAGAGTGCAAGAAACCCTGAGGGCGAGATAATAAAAATTCTTGGCAAATCAACGACGCCGGGTATTGACACAGAGGTCATTATTGAAGAGTACGGACTTCCGGCCAGGTTTACTCCGGAGATACTTTCAGAGGCAGAATCACTGCCTGACGAGGTTACAGAACATATGTTGCAGGGACGGCAGGACCTCCGCAGTCTGCGGACAGTAACTATTGACGGGGAAAGGGCAAAGGATTTTGATGATGCGGTCTCGATAGAAAAAACTGCTGATGGTAAGTTCATCCTTTGGGTCCACATTGCAGATGTCAGCCACTATGTCGAGTGGGATTCTCCCCTTGATAAGGAGGCATACTCACGCGAGACAAGCGTTTACCTGCCTGACCGTGTCATCCCGATGTTCCCGGAAAAGCTGTCCAACCATATATGCAGTCTGAACCCGAAAAAAGACCGTCTTACCCTGACCGTGGAGATGCTATTCGACCATAATGGAACACGTACAGGTTACAAGATATATGAGAGTGTTATAAACAGCAATGGCAGGATGACTTACACTGATGTAAAAAAAATAGTTGTAGATAAAGATCAGGAACTGATATCACGGTATGAATCACTTGTTGACATATTTCTCCTCATGAATGAGCTCTGTCTTATTATGCGATCCAAACGGATGAAGCGCGGAAGTATAGATTTTGATTTACCTGAACCGGAGATAATTCTGGATCTTCAGAGCAATACTATAGATATTATCAAATCAGAACGTAATATTGCACATCAAATAATAGAAGAGTTCATGATCGCTGCCAACGAGACGGTTGCACAGCATATGTCGGGAAAACCTATACCATCCATCTACAGGGTGCATGAACCTCCTGACGAGGATAAGATATCAGAATTCAATGAGTTCATCTCAGAAATAGGATACAGCCATAAGCTTATGTTCGAAAATCCCAAGACGTTTCAGAGATTGCTGCATAAGTTAACGGGAAAACCAGAAGAGGTATTAATTAATAAGCTTCTTTTGCGTAGTATGAAACAGGCAAGATACTCGATAGATAACATCGGTCACTTCGGTCTTGCGTCACAACATTACACTCATTTTACCTCGCCAATCCGCAGATACCCTGACCTTATCATCCACCGGCTGGTTAAAGAGACTATTAAACGGCGCTACCTTAAAAAAGACATGAAGCAGCATCTTGACACCATATTGGCTGAGATAGCACGCCAGACATCAGCACGGGAACGTAAGGCAATGGATGCAGAAAGGGATGTAATAGAACTGAAGAAACTTCAATATATGCAGAGCAGGACCGGAACTGAATATGACGGGGTAATCTCGGGAGTCACTGCATTTGGTTTCTTTGTTGAACTGAAGGAAATACTTGTGGAGGGGCTCGTCAGAGTAACGTCAATGTATGACGACTTTTACAGATTTGATGATAAAGGTCACAGACTTCTGGGAGACAGGTCCCAAAAGATTTTCAGGCTTGGAGACAGTGTCCGTGTACGTGTGGAGAAGGTCAACATGGAGAATAGAAAGATAGACTTCACTATAGTATAA
- a CDS encoding (2Fe-2S) ferredoxin domain-containing protein encodes MPKPKYHIVVCTNTRPPGHPKGSCGERGAQPVVMKFAEEMEKRNLFGKVVLSGSTCVGVCSAGTIVIVYPDAVWYQGVKPENVNEILDQHIENGKPVERLVLQDSAWG; translated from the coding sequence ATGCCAAAGCCGAAATACCACATTGTTGTCTGCACAAACACCCGCCCACCGGGTCACCCGAAGGGTTCCTGCGGGGAGAGGGGGGCACAACCCGTTGTAATGAAATTTGCTGAAGAGATGGAGAAGAGAAATCTGTTTGGCAAGGTTGTGCTTAGCGGCTCTACGTGTGTAGGTGTGTGCAGCGCCGGAACGATTGTAATTGTCTATCCTGACGCTGTATGGTATCAGGGGGTCAAACCTGAAAACGTTAATGAAATATTAGATCAGCATATTGAAAACGGAAAACCTGTGGAAAGGCTGGTACTTCAGGATAGTGCATGGGGATAA
- a CDS encoding MBL fold metallo-hydrolase, whose protein sequence is MKVLFLGSGTSTGVPVIGCKCDVCKSDDPRNKRTRSSILITAEIPLNPPFSKGEIRLPPLEKGGKGGFEREIPSDKYLLVDTTTDLRSQALANRVERVDAVLFTHAHADHIHGIDDLRSFNHIQGNPIPCYGGLDTMEVIRHKFSYIFDGSARRDWVPRLEVNIVDSEFSLYGLRILPLKIFHGESTILGFRINDVSYLTDCSGIPDDTKKLLIGTKLLILDATRYQPHAKHYGLAQAIDVIKELKPERALLTHLSHAFDHHKVNHELPSGIELAYDGMEISQG, encoded by the coding sequence ATGAAAGTCCTGTTTCTCGGCTCAGGTACTTCTACGGGCGTGCCTGTAATTGGTTGTAAATGTGATGTTTGCAAGTCAGACGACCCGCGGAACAAGAGGACGCGGTCCTCAATACTCATAACTGCTGAAATCCCCCTTAATCCCCCTTTTTCAAAGGGGGAAATACGACTCCCCCCTTTAGAAAAGGGGGGTAAGGGGGGATTTGAAAGGGAAATTCCAAGTGATAAATATTTACTGGTTGACACAACGACAGACTTACGATCCCAGGCCCTGGCAAACCGTGTAGAAAGGGTAGATGCCGTTCTTTTTACGCATGCTCATGCTGACCACATCCATGGTATTGACGATCTCAGAAGCTTTAATCACATCCAGGGTAATCCTATCCCGTGTTATGGAGGTCTTGATACTATGGAAGTTATACGCCATAAATTCAGTTATATTTTCGATGGCTCCGCCAGACGTGACTGGGTCCCGAGACTCGAGGTTAATATTGTTGACAGCGAATTTTCTTTGTACGGTCTGAGGATATTACCATTAAAGATATTTCATGGAGAGTCAACCATACTTGGGTTCAGGATAAATGATGTCTCTTACCTTACTGACTGCAGTGGAATTCCTGATGATACAAAAAAGTTATTGATAGGAACTAAACTTCTTATATTGGATGCGACCCGTTACCAGCCTCATGCAAAGCACTATGGACTTGCACAGGCCATAGATGTAATAAAGGAGCTGAAGCCGGAGCGGGCACTACTCACACACCTTTCCCATGCATTTGATCACCATAAAGTCAATCACGAACTTCCGTCAGGTATTGAACTGGCGTATGATGGGATGGAGATTAGTCAGGGATAA